The Malus domestica chromosome 06, GDT2T_hap1 genome has a segment encoding these proteins:
- the LOC114825633 gene encoding glutathione S-transferase T1, with protein MTKNEEKIHQKEEMKLKVYVDRLSQPSRAILIFLKVNGIEFEEIKMDISKRQHLSPEFKKINPMGQVPAIADGRFNLFESHAILVYLACAFPGVADHWYPADLFRRAKINSVLDWHHSNLRRGAAPYVLNTVLAPVLGLPLNPQAAAEAEKLLSSSLSKIESIWLQGNGKFLVGGLKPSIADLSMVCEIMQLELVDEKDRNRILGPHKRVLQWIEDTKNATRPHFDEVHEVLFRAKTRFQERRLMGASNKTDSSDRAAVRSKM; from the exons ATGACAAAGAATGAAgagaaaattcaccaaaaagaagaaatgaagcTGAAAGTATACGTCGATAGATTGTCACAACCATCTCGTGCAATTTTAATCTTCCTCAA GGTAAATGGAATAGAGTTCGAGGAGATTAAGATGGACATATCCAAACGTCAACACTTGTCTCCTGAATTCAAAA AAATAAACCCTATGGGACAAGTTCCTGCTATTGCTGATGGGAGATTTAATCTCTTTGAAag TCATGCAATTCTTGTTTATCTTGCTTGTGCATTTCCTGGAGTAGCAGATCATTG GTATCCAGCTGACCTTTTCAGGAGAGCTAAAATCAACTCAGTATTGGATTGGCATCACTCTAACTTACGCCGTGGCGCAG CACCATACGTTCTAAATACTGTACTTGCACCCGTGCTTGGACTTCCATTGAATCCACAAGCAGCTGCTGAAGCTGAGAAACTTTTGTCCTCCTCTTTGTCAAAAATAGAGTCGATTTGGCTCCAAGGTAATGGAAAATTCTTGGTGGGTGGCCTCAAACCATCCATAGCAGATCTCAGCATGGTTTGTGAAATCATGCAACTTGAG CTTGTAGATGAGAAGGACCGCAATCGTATACTTGGCCCGCACAAGAGAGTTCTACAGTGGATTGAGGATACTAAAAATGCGACCAGACCTCACTTCGATGAAGTACATGAAGTTCTCTTCAGGGCCAAAACAAGATTTCAAGAGCGGCGGTTGATGGGAGCAAGCAACAAGACCGATTCCAGCGATAGAGCAGCTGTGCGTTCAAAGATGTGA
- the LOC114825632 gene encoding probable copper-transporting ATPase HMA5 isoform X2 yields MGCICNDCWGDMSPRPCYPSMSKNPKGTSPEARHVNGSEAKALFSVVGITCSACAGSIEKAVKRLPGIRETAVEVLNNSVHVLYYPSLVTEEKICETIEDAGFEAKLIKEETINGKLRQVCRISINGMTCTSCSSTVESALQAVHGVQRAQVALATEEAEVHYDPKVVSYNQLLEIVENTGFEAKLISLGDDISKIELKVDGIKTEQSIRAITKSLEALPGVQDIETFPELNKISVSYKQAVIGPRTFIEVIESSGSAHFKAMIYPEGGRDIHRKEEVKQYYKYFLWSLFFAIPVFLTSMVLMYIPGIKKALDVRIVNKLTVGQILRWELSTPVQFIIGRRFYIGSYKALRNGSANMDVLIALGTNAAYFYSVYIVLRSAISRDFKGTDFFETSSMLITFILLGKYLEVLAKGKTSDAIAKLMNLAPETATLLSLDEDGNVVNEQEIDSRLIQKNDVIKIIPGAKVACDGFVVWGQSHVNESMITGEARPVGKNKGDAVIGGTVNDNGVLHIKATRVGSESALSQIVRLVESAQMAKAPVQKFADCISKYFVPTVIILSFSTWLAWFLSGKFHSYPHSWIPSSIDSFELALQFGISVMVIACPCALGLATPTAVMVGTGVGASQGILIKGGQALESAHKVNCIVFDKTGTLTVGKPVVVNTKIFNNMLRHEFYELVAATEVNSEHPLAKAIVEYAKKFREGEDNPSWPEAQNFASITGQGLKAVVRGKEIIVGNESLMLDSNIAIPVEAEATLAEAEALAQTGIVIAIDREVAGVVAISDPLKPGAKEVVSILKSMGVKSIMVTGDNWGTANSIAKETEIETVIAKAKPEHKAEKVKDLQAEGYVVAMVGDGINDSPALVAADVGMAIGAGTDIAIEAADIVLMKSNLEDVITAIDLSRKTFSRIRLNYIWALGYNVLGIPVAAGALFPSTRFRLPPWIAGAAMAASSVSVVCCSLLLKNYKRPKKLDVLEIHEVRIEQ; encoded by the exons ATGGGTTGCATTTGCAATGACTGCTGGGGTGACATGTCACCCCGGCCGTGCTATCCGTCGATGTCTAAGAACCCGAAAGGTACATCGCCGGAAGCAAGGCATGTAAATGGCTCTGAGGCGAAGGCCTTGTTCTCTGTGGTTGGCATCACATGTTCTGCATGCGCTGGATCGATTGAAAAGGCGGTCAAGCGGCTTCCGGGCATCCGTGAGACTGCCGTTGAAGTGTTGAATAATTCAGTCCATGTTCTCTACTATCCAAGCTTGGTTACT GAGGAAAAAATATGCGAGACTATTGAAGATGCGGGATTTGAAGCCAAATTGATCAAGGAGGAGACAATTAATGGCAAATTAAGACAAGTATGCAGAATAAGCATAAATGGAATGACTTGCACCTCTTGCTCCTCCACTGTTGAATCTGCCCTCCAAGCAGTTCATGGTGTACAAAGAGCTCAAGTGGCCTTAGCAACTGAAGAAGCAGAAGTTCATTACGATCCAAAGGTTGTAAGCTACAATCAGCTGTTGGAAATCGTCGAAAACACTGGATTTGAAGCGAAACTTATTAGTCTAGGGGACGACATAAGCAAGATTGAGCTCAAAGTTGACGGCATAAAGACTGAACAAAGCATTAGAGCAATAACAAAATCCCTTGAAGCACTTCCTGGGGTTCAAGATATAGAGACATTCCCCGAACTCAACAAAATTTCGGTTTCTTATAAACAAGCTGTGATAGGACCAAGAACTTTCATTGAAGTGATCGAGTCATCAGGGTCCGCGCATTTCAAAGCAATGATATACCCTGAAGGGGGGAGAGACATTCATAGAAAGGAGGAAGTTAAGCAGTACTATAAATACTTTTTATGGAGTTTGTTTTTCGCAATTCCCGTGTTTTTAACCTCCATGGTGTTGATGTATATCCCTGGAATTAAGAAGGCGCTTGATGTTAGAATTGTGAATAAGTTGACAGTTGGTCAGATTCTGAGGTGGGAGCTGTCCACTCCAGTGCAGTTCATCATAGGCAGGAGGTTCTACATTGGATCATACAAAGCGTTGCGCAACGGTTCTGCTAATATGGATGTTTTGATTGCCTTGGGAACCAATGCAGCCTATTTCTATTCAGTCTATATAGTTTTAAGATCTGCAATCTCTAGAGATTTCAAGGGTACAGATTTCTTTGAGACTAGCTCAATGCTTATTACATTTATCTTGTTAGGCAAGTATCTAGAGGTTTTGGCAAAGGGGAAGACATCTGATGCCATTGCCAAGCTTATGAACTTGGCACCCGAGACAGCAACGTTGCTGAGtttggatgaggatggaaacGTGGTAAACGAACAAGAAATTGATAGTAGGTTGATACAAAAGAATGATGTGATTAAAATCATTCCAGGTGCTAAAGTTGCCTGTGATGGTTTTGTTGTATGGGGGCAGAGCCATGTGAATGAAAGCATGATAACAGGAGAAGCGCGGCCGGTGGGTAAAAATAAGGGTGATGCTGTCATTGGAGGCACTGTGAATGATAATGGAGTGTTGCATATTAAGGCAACAAGGGTTGGATCCGAGAGTGCTCTTTCGCAGATTGTTCGACTTGTTGAATCTGCGCAAATGGCCAAAGCTCCTGTACAGAAGTTTGCTGATTGCATTTCGAAATACTTTGTGCCAACG GTTATCATTCTTTCATTTTCGACGTGGCTTGCCTGGTTTTTATCAGGGAAGTTCCATAGCTACCCACATTCTTGGATACCATCTTCTATCGACAGTTTTGAGCTTGCGCTTCAGTTCGGGATCTCAGTCATGGTCATAGCTTGCCCTTGTGCCTTAGGCCTTGCAACTCCTACTGCCGTTATGGTTGGTACCGGAGTTGGTGCATCTCAAGGTATACTGATCAAAGGGGGCCAAGCATTAGAGAGCGCACATAAG GTGAACTGCATTGTTTTCGACAAGACGGGGACTCTCACAGTTGGGAAACCAGTGGTTGTAAACACAAAAATCTTCAATAATATGCTCCGTCATGAATTTTATGAACTTGTTGCAGCAACTGAG GTCAACAGTGAGCATCCACTAGCCAAGGCTATTGTAGAGTATGCTAAGAAATTTAGAGAAGGTGAAGACAATCCTTCCTGGCCCGAAGCACAAAATTTTGCATCCATTACTGGCCAAGGATTGAAGGCCGTTGTTCGGGGCAAGGAGATAATCGTAGGCAACGAGAGTTTAATGCTGGATTCTAACATTGCCATTCCGGTGGAGGCTGAAGCTACACTAGCAGAAGCTGAAGCATTAGCTCAAACCGGGATTGTAATAGCTATAGACAGGGAAGTAGCAGGAGTTGTAGCCATATCCGATCCACTGAAACCCGGCGCCAAAGAAGTCGTTTCCATACTCAAGTCCATGGGAGTTAAAAGTATCATGGTTACAGGTGACAATTGGGGCACAGCCAATTCCATTGCCAAGGAAACTGAAATTGAAACCGTGATCGCAAAAGCCAAACCCGAACATAAAGCTGAGAAAGTGAAGGATTTGCAG GCTGAGGGATACGTTGTTGCAATGGTGGGAGATGGGATCAACGACTCACCGGCACTTGTGGCAGCAGATGTAGGAATGGCAATTGGTGCTGGCACAGATATTGCTATTGAAGCAGCTGACATTGTTCTTATGAAGAGCAACTTGGAAGATGTGATAACAGCCATTGACCTTTCCAGGAAAACCTTCTCTCGCATTCGTTTGAACTATATCTGGGCGTTGGGATATAATGTGCTCGGAATCCCAGTAGCTGCGGGAGCCCTTTTTCCATCCACCAGGTTTAGATTACCGCCATGGATTGCCGGAGCTGCAATGGCAGCCTCCTCTGTTAGCGTCGTTTGCTGCTCTTTGTTGTTGAAGAACTACAAGAGACCCAAGAAGTTGGATGTCCTTGAGATACATGAAGTAAGAATCGAACAATAA
- the LOC103446624 gene encoding multiple C2 domain and transmembrane region protein 7, translating to MMNNLKLGVDVVGAHNLLPKDGQGSSNAFVELYFDGQRFRTTIKEKDLNPVWNESFYFNISDPSNLHYLTLEAYVYNNVKATYSRSFLGKISLTGNSFVPYSDAVVLHYPLEKRGIFSRVRGELGLKVYVTDDTSIRSSTPVPNAESLANADPSAAHGHTEGVPNPVMNALRNERAGTRHSFHHLPHPSHDEQHQHRASSAPDEHYVPKYEADQMKQEQPQPAKLVRMHSAASSQPVDFALKETSPYLGGGRVVGGRVIHGDKTASTYDLVERMYFLYVRVVKARELPAMDVTGSLDPYVEVRIGNYRGITKHFEKQQNPTWNQVFAFSKDRMQASVLEVVIKDKDLIKDDFVGLVRFDINEVPMRVPPDSPLAPEWYRLEDKKGEKIKSELMLAVWIGTQADEAFSDAWHSDAATPVDSTPAASTLIRSKVYHAPRLWYVRVNVIEAQDLFAAEKNRFPESYVKVQLGNQVLKTKTLQARNLNPLWNEDLLFVASEPFEDHLIISVEDRVGPGRDEIIGRVILPLNAVDRRADDRMIHSRWFNLEKPVAVDIDQLKRDKFSSRLHLRVCLDGGYHVLDESTHYSSDLRPTAKQLWRPSIGVLELGILNASGLHPMKTRNEKGTSDTYCVAKYGHKWVRTRTLVDNLSPKYNEQYTWEVFDPATVLTVGVFDNSQLGDKDSHGNKDLKIGKVRVRISTLEAGRIYTHSYPLLVLHPTGVKKMGELHLAIRFSCTSFVNMMFVYSKPLLPKMHYVRPFNIMQLDMLRHQAVNIVAARLGRAEPPLRKEVVEYMSDVDSHLWSMRRSKANFFRLMTVFSGVFAVGKWFTDICMWKNPITTVLVHVLFLMLVCFPELILPTVFLYMFLIGIWNFRYRPRYPPHMNTKISQAELVHPDELDEEFDTFPTSKNPELVRMRYDRLRSVAGRIQTVVGDVATQGERFQALLSWRDPRASALFVTFCLIAALVMYVTPFQVVAALAGFFMMRHPRFRNRLPSAPINFFRRLPSRTDSML from the coding sequence ATGATGAACAATCTTAAGCTCGGGGTAGATGTAGTTGGCGCGCACAATCTTTTGCCTAAAGATGGGCAAGGTTCATCCAATGCTTTTGTGGAGCTTTACTTTGATGGTCAAAGGTTCCGCACCACTATCAAAGAAAAGGATCTAAACCCCGTTTGGAACGAGAGCTTCTATTTCAACATTTCTGATCCTTCCAACCTGCATTATCTTACACTAGAGGCCTATGTCTACAATAATGTCAAAGCTACCTACTCCAGGTCCTTCCTTGGAAAGATTAGCCTCACTGGAAACTCATTTGTCCCCTATTCAGATGCTGTTGTCTTGCATTACCCTTTGGAAAAGCGCGGCATCTTTTCCCGTGTAAGAGGAGAGCTTGGCCTCAAGGTGTATGTTACTGATGACACGTCAATCAGGTCTTCTACTCCAGTCCCTAATGCCGAATCCCTCGCAAATGCGGATCCAAGTGCAGCTCATGGACACACCGAAGGAGTTCCAAATCCTGTCATGAACGCTTTGCGAAATGAGAGAGCTGGGACCAGACACAGCTTTCATCATCTTCCTCATCCAAGTCATGACGAACAACATCAGCATCGTGCTTCTTCTGCACCGGATGAGCATTATGTGCCCAAGTATGAAGCTGATCAAATGAAACAGGAACAACCGCAGCCTGCAAAGCTGGTTCGCATGCACTCTGCTGCATCATCACAACCGGTTGATTTTGCACTAAAAGAGACTAGCCCTTACCTTGGAGGTGGAAGAGTTGTTGGTGGCCGTGTTATTCACGGAGACAAGACTGCAAGCACCTATGATCTCGTGGAACGCATGTATTTTTTATACGTAAGGGTTGTCAAGGCTCGTGAGCTTCCTGCCATGGATGTCACAGGGAGTCTTGATCCGTATGTTGAAGTCAGAATTGGAAACTACAGAGGGATTACAAAGCACTTTGAGAAGCAGCAAAATCCTACATGGAATCAGGTTTTTGCCTTCTCAAAGGATCGAATGCAAGCATCTGTATTAGAAGTTGTGATTAAGGACAAGGATCTAATTAAAGATGATTTTGTGGGGCTTGTAAGATTCGACATCAATGAGGTGCCGATGAGAGTCCCGCCAGATAGTCCTCTGGCTCCAGAATGGTACCGGCTTGAGGACAAGAAGGGAGAAAAGATTAAGAGTGAACTGATGCTCGCAGTCTGGATTGGAACGCAAGCAGATGAGGCCTTTTCTGATGCATGGCATTCTGATGCAGCTACTCCTGTTGATAGCACACCAGCTGCCTCCACACTAATACGTTCAAAGGTCTATCATGCACCGAGGTTGTGGTATGTGCGTGTCAATGTTATCGAGGCACAAGACCTTTTTGCAGCAGAGAAGAATCGCTTTCCGGAATCATATGTCAAGGTACAGCTTGGAAACCAGGTTTTGAAAACGAAGACACTTCAGGCTCGGAATCTAAACCCACTTTGGAATGAAGATCTTTTGTTTGTTGCTTCTGAACCCTTTGAAGATCATCTTATTATTTCAGTTGAGGATCGTGTGGGCCCTGGAAGAGATGAAATCATTGGGAGGGTCATATTACCGCTGAATGCTGTAGATAGGCGCGCTGATGATCGTATGATCCATTCCCGATGGTTTAATCTGGAAAAGCCAGTTGCTGTTGACATAGATCAGTTGAAAAGGGACAAGTTCTCAAGCCGCCTTCATCTTCGAGTTTGTCTTGATGGAGGTTATCATGTTCTTGATGAATCAACTCATTACAGTAGTGATTTACGCCCTACTGCAAAGCAGCTCTGGAGGCCATCAATTGGGGTGCTAGAGCTCGGAATCTTGAATGCATCAGGGCTTCACCCAATGAAAACACGCAATGAAAAGGGCACATCAGATACTTACTGTGTGGCAAAGTATGGTCATAAATGGGTCCGGACAAGAACCCTTGTTGATAACCTGAGTCCAAAATACAATGAGCAGTACACTTGGGAAGTATTTGACCCTGCTACAGTTCTTACTGTAGGTGTATTCGACAACAGTCAGCTCGGGGATAAGGATTCCCATGGTAACAAGGACCTGAAGATTGGGAAGGTTCGTGTTCGTATCTCAACACTTGAAGCAGGACGTATATACACACACTCTTATCCCCTGCTGGTTCTTCACCCAACTGGTGTTAAGAAGATGGGGGAGCTGCATTTGGCAATTCGGTTTTCATGCACTTCTTTTGTAAACATGATGTTCGTATACTCAAAACCACTGCTGCCAAAGATGCATTATGTGAGGCCCTTCAACATTATGCAGCTTGACATGTTACGTCACCAAGCTGTCAACATAGTTGCAGCAAGGCTTGGCCGAGCGGAGCCACCACTTAGGAAGGAAGTGGTGGAATACATGTCTGATGTGGACTCGCATCTTTGGAGTATGAGGCGGAGCAAAGCGAATTTCTTTAGGCTAATGACGGTTTTCTCAGGAGTATTTGCTGTAGGCAAATGGTTTACTGATATATGCATGTGGAAGAATCCTATCACAACAGTGCTTGTTCATGTTCTCTTCCTTATGCTTGTTTGCTTCCCAGAATTAATTCTGCCCACAGTGTTTCTTTACATGTTTCTGATAGGGATATGGAACTTCCGCTACAGGCCCAGATATCCTCCCCACATGAACACAAAGATCTCACAAGCCGAGTTAGTGCACCCCGATGAGCTAGATGAGGAGTTCGACACATTCCCAACAAGCAAGAACCCAGAGCTGGTGAGAATGAGGTATGATCGCCTAAGGAGCGTAGCTGGTAGAATTCAGACTGTTGTTGGTGATGTAGCTACCCAAGGGGAGCGGTTTCAGGCACTGTTAAGCTGGCGCGATCCACGCGCTTCAGCACTTTTTGTCACATTCTGCCTCATAGCTGCCTTGGTGATGTACGTTACACCGTTCCAGGTAGTGGCAGCATTGGCAGGGTTCTTTATGATGAGGCATCCGAGATTTCGCAATAGGCTACCATCCGCACCCATCAATTTCTTCCGCAGGCTGCCTTCGAGGACCGACAGTATGTTGTAA
- the LOC114825632 gene encoding probable copper-transporting ATPase HMA5 isoform X1 — protein sequence MGCICNDCWGDMSPRPCYPSMSKNPKGTSPEARHVNGSEAKALFSVVGITCSACAGSIEKAVKRLPGIRETAVEVLNNSVHVLYYPSLVTEEKICETIEDAGFEAKLIKEETINGKLRQVCRISINGMTCTSCSSTVESALQAVHGVQRAQVALATEEAEVHYDPKVVSYNQLLEIVENTGFEAKLISLGDDISKIELKVDGIKTEQSIRAITKSLEALPGVQDIETFPELNKISVSYKQAVIGPRTFIEVIESSGSAHFKAMIYPEGGRDIHRKEEVKQYYKYFLWSLFFAIPVFLTSMVLMYIPGIKKALDVRIVNKLTVGQILRWELSTPVQFIIGRRFYIGSYKALRNGSANMDVLIALGTNAAYFYSVYIVLRSAISRDFKGTDFFETSSMLITFILLGKYLEVLAKGKTSDAIAKLMNLAPETATLLSLDEDGNVVNEQEIDSRLIQKNDVIKIIPGAKVACDGFVVWGQSHVNESMITGEARPVGKNKGDAVIGGTVNDNGVLHIKATRVGSESALSQIVRLVESAQMAKAPVQKFADCISKYFVPTLNLQVIILSFSTWLAWFLSGKFHSYPHSWIPSSIDSFELALQFGISVMVIACPCALGLATPTAVMVGTGVGASQGILIKGGQALESAHKVNCIVFDKTGTLTVGKPVVVNTKIFNNMLRHEFYELVAATEVNSEHPLAKAIVEYAKKFREGEDNPSWPEAQNFASITGQGLKAVVRGKEIIVGNESLMLDSNIAIPVEAEATLAEAEALAQTGIVIAIDREVAGVVAISDPLKPGAKEVVSILKSMGVKSIMVTGDNWGTANSIAKETEIETVIAKAKPEHKAEKVKDLQAEGYVVAMVGDGINDSPALVAADVGMAIGAGTDIAIEAADIVLMKSNLEDVITAIDLSRKTFSRIRLNYIWALGYNVLGIPVAAGALFPSTRFRLPPWIAGAAMAASSVSVVCCSLLLKNYKRPKKLDVLEIHEVRIEQ from the exons ATGGGTTGCATTTGCAATGACTGCTGGGGTGACATGTCACCCCGGCCGTGCTATCCGTCGATGTCTAAGAACCCGAAAGGTACATCGCCGGAAGCAAGGCATGTAAATGGCTCTGAGGCGAAGGCCTTGTTCTCTGTGGTTGGCATCACATGTTCTGCATGCGCTGGATCGATTGAAAAGGCGGTCAAGCGGCTTCCGGGCATCCGTGAGACTGCCGTTGAAGTGTTGAATAATTCAGTCCATGTTCTCTACTATCCAAGCTTGGTTACT GAGGAAAAAATATGCGAGACTATTGAAGATGCGGGATTTGAAGCCAAATTGATCAAGGAGGAGACAATTAATGGCAAATTAAGACAAGTATGCAGAATAAGCATAAATGGAATGACTTGCACCTCTTGCTCCTCCACTGTTGAATCTGCCCTCCAAGCAGTTCATGGTGTACAAAGAGCTCAAGTGGCCTTAGCAACTGAAGAAGCAGAAGTTCATTACGATCCAAAGGTTGTAAGCTACAATCAGCTGTTGGAAATCGTCGAAAACACTGGATTTGAAGCGAAACTTATTAGTCTAGGGGACGACATAAGCAAGATTGAGCTCAAAGTTGACGGCATAAAGACTGAACAAAGCATTAGAGCAATAACAAAATCCCTTGAAGCACTTCCTGGGGTTCAAGATATAGAGACATTCCCCGAACTCAACAAAATTTCGGTTTCTTATAAACAAGCTGTGATAGGACCAAGAACTTTCATTGAAGTGATCGAGTCATCAGGGTCCGCGCATTTCAAAGCAATGATATACCCTGAAGGGGGGAGAGACATTCATAGAAAGGAGGAAGTTAAGCAGTACTATAAATACTTTTTATGGAGTTTGTTTTTCGCAATTCCCGTGTTTTTAACCTCCATGGTGTTGATGTATATCCCTGGAATTAAGAAGGCGCTTGATGTTAGAATTGTGAATAAGTTGACAGTTGGTCAGATTCTGAGGTGGGAGCTGTCCACTCCAGTGCAGTTCATCATAGGCAGGAGGTTCTACATTGGATCATACAAAGCGTTGCGCAACGGTTCTGCTAATATGGATGTTTTGATTGCCTTGGGAACCAATGCAGCCTATTTCTATTCAGTCTATATAGTTTTAAGATCTGCAATCTCTAGAGATTTCAAGGGTACAGATTTCTTTGAGACTAGCTCAATGCTTATTACATTTATCTTGTTAGGCAAGTATCTAGAGGTTTTGGCAAAGGGGAAGACATCTGATGCCATTGCCAAGCTTATGAACTTGGCACCCGAGACAGCAACGTTGCTGAGtttggatgaggatggaaacGTGGTAAACGAACAAGAAATTGATAGTAGGTTGATACAAAAGAATGATGTGATTAAAATCATTCCAGGTGCTAAAGTTGCCTGTGATGGTTTTGTTGTATGGGGGCAGAGCCATGTGAATGAAAGCATGATAACAGGAGAAGCGCGGCCGGTGGGTAAAAATAAGGGTGATGCTGTCATTGGAGGCACTGTGAATGATAATGGAGTGTTGCATATTAAGGCAACAAGGGTTGGATCCGAGAGTGCTCTTTCGCAGATTGTTCGACTTGTTGAATCTGCGCAAATGGCCAAAGCTCCTGTACAGAAGTTTGCTGATTGCATTTCGAAATACTTTGTGCCAACG CTAAATTTGCAGGTTATCATTCTTTCATTTTCGACGTGGCTTGCCTGGTTTTTATCAGGGAAGTTCCATAGCTACCCACATTCTTGGATACCATCTTCTATCGACAGTTTTGAGCTTGCGCTTCAGTTCGGGATCTCAGTCATGGTCATAGCTTGCCCTTGTGCCTTAGGCCTTGCAACTCCTACTGCCGTTATGGTTGGTACCGGAGTTGGTGCATCTCAAGGTATACTGATCAAAGGGGGCCAAGCATTAGAGAGCGCACATAAG GTGAACTGCATTGTTTTCGACAAGACGGGGACTCTCACAGTTGGGAAACCAGTGGTTGTAAACACAAAAATCTTCAATAATATGCTCCGTCATGAATTTTATGAACTTGTTGCAGCAACTGAG GTCAACAGTGAGCATCCACTAGCCAAGGCTATTGTAGAGTATGCTAAGAAATTTAGAGAAGGTGAAGACAATCCTTCCTGGCCCGAAGCACAAAATTTTGCATCCATTACTGGCCAAGGATTGAAGGCCGTTGTTCGGGGCAAGGAGATAATCGTAGGCAACGAGAGTTTAATGCTGGATTCTAACATTGCCATTCCGGTGGAGGCTGAAGCTACACTAGCAGAAGCTGAAGCATTAGCTCAAACCGGGATTGTAATAGCTATAGACAGGGAAGTAGCAGGAGTTGTAGCCATATCCGATCCACTGAAACCCGGCGCCAAAGAAGTCGTTTCCATACTCAAGTCCATGGGAGTTAAAAGTATCATGGTTACAGGTGACAATTGGGGCACAGCCAATTCCATTGCCAAGGAAACTGAAATTGAAACCGTGATCGCAAAAGCCAAACCCGAACATAAAGCTGAGAAAGTGAAGGATTTGCAG GCTGAGGGATACGTTGTTGCAATGGTGGGAGATGGGATCAACGACTCACCGGCACTTGTGGCAGCAGATGTAGGAATGGCAATTGGTGCTGGCACAGATATTGCTATTGAAGCAGCTGACATTGTTCTTATGAAGAGCAACTTGGAAGATGTGATAACAGCCATTGACCTTTCCAGGAAAACCTTCTCTCGCATTCGTTTGAACTATATCTGGGCGTTGGGATATAATGTGCTCGGAATCCCAGTAGCTGCGGGAGCCCTTTTTCCATCCACCAGGTTTAGATTACCGCCATGGATTGCCGGAGCTGCAATGGCAGCCTCCTCTGTTAGCGTCGTTTGCTGCTCTTTGTTGTTGAAGAACTACAAGAGACCCAAGAAGTTGGATGTCCTTGAGATACATGAAGTAAGAATCGAACAATAA